From one Paractinoplanes brasiliensis genomic stretch:
- a CDS encoding nucleoside deaminase, which translates to MTPDELMQAALETAEQGMTNGELPIGAAVELDGDIIARAWTRDNSLNRRLVHADLLAMTAADETLGWKPRPAPLRLAVTLEPCLMCMGAAMALKVTDVYYALESPADGGARVAATWPYDPALPWYRPPAITAGLRRAEAQDKFRRYAEAGPDNAFRRWSRHLATTGRTEHTP; encoded by the coding sequence ATGACCCCGGACGAGCTGATGCAGGCCGCCCTCGAAACAGCCGAACAAGGCATGACCAACGGCGAACTCCCCATCGGCGCCGCCGTCGAACTCGACGGCGACATCATCGCCCGCGCCTGGACCCGCGACAACAGCCTCAACCGCCGGCTCGTCCACGCCGACCTGCTCGCCATGACCGCCGCCGACGAAACCCTCGGCTGGAAACCCCGCCCAGCACCCCTGCGCCTCGCCGTCACCCTCGAACCCTGCCTCATGTGCATGGGCGCCGCCATGGCCCTCAAAGTCACCGACGTCTACTACGCCCTCGAATCCCCCGCCGACGGCGGCGCCCGCGTCGCCGCCACCTGGCCGTACGACCCCGCCCTGCCCTGGTACCGCCCACCCGCCATCACCGCCGGCCTGCGCCGCGCCGAAGCCCAGGACAAATTCCGCCGCTACGCCGAAGCGGGCCCCGACAACGCCTTCCGCCGCTGGTCCCGCCACCTCGCCACAACCGGCCGGACGGAACACACCCCATGA
- a CDS encoding IucA/IucC family protein, whose protein sequence is MSLVPRPPASAPTAGPDRTRAELSTLRPDLVAAYDTELPGAQAAVLSRLLGALTRENLPGNTQDLRYPADAAQPFAQAHPGLTVTAGTTTITDPGELVRLLWGDIPFAAEIDNSVANLALARADRPPPGLPQPGDPDALGRIEQQVTDGHPLHPCCRTRGGMTVADVLAYAPEHSPVIRLHRLRVPPDRWYGTAPPLLYAHPWQAERLTDQHPWLTPDGHTDPVRPLMSLRTVAPVNGGPHIKTAVDVHMTSAVRTVSPAAVHNGPLLSQLLRRLTAGEPVDILTETAAGAVITDGQPQRHLAHIIREAPQLHPGELAVPLAAIDTLGIDDPYAWTTTLAEILFAPITRVLARGVALEAHGQNTLVVIHHGRPRRILYRDLGGVRVHSRRLRHAGIEAPTLHGDLPTDDPAELRTKLAAAAFATVAAQLVATLTRTHGADPDRLWAIIARAVRATGTEDAPALLKEPLPVKATTAMRLATDPLTDQWALIDNPMTGHA, encoded by the coding sequence ATGAGCCTTGTGCCGCGACCACCCGCCAGCGCCCCCACCGCCGGTCCCGATCGGACCCGGGCGGAACTGTCCACCCTGCGCCCCGACCTGGTCGCCGCCTACGACACCGAACTACCCGGCGCGCAAGCCGCCGTCCTGTCCCGCCTCCTCGGCGCCCTCACCAGGGAAAACCTGCCCGGGAACACCCAGGACCTGCGCTACCCGGCCGACGCGGCCCAGCCCTTCGCGCAAGCACACCCCGGCCTGACCGTCACCGCCGGCACGACAACCATCACCGACCCGGGTGAACTCGTCCGGCTGCTGTGGGGTGACATCCCCTTCGCCGCCGAGATCGACAACAGCGTCGCCAACCTCGCCCTCGCCCGCGCCGACCGGCCCCCACCCGGCCTGCCCCAGCCCGGCGACCCCGACGCCCTCGGCCGCATCGAACAACAAGTCACCGACGGCCACCCCCTGCACCCCTGCTGCCGCACCCGCGGCGGCATGACCGTCGCCGACGTCCTCGCGTACGCCCCCGAACACTCCCCCGTCATCCGCCTGCACCGCCTGCGCGTACCCCCCGACCGCTGGTACGGCACCGCCCCGCCCCTGCTCTACGCCCACCCCTGGCAAGCCGAACGCCTCACCGACCAGCACCCCTGGCTCACCCCCGACGGGCACACCGACCCCGTACGCCCCCTCATGTCGCTGCGCACCGTCGCCCCCGTCAACGGCGGACCCCACATCAAAACCGCCGTCGACGTCCACATGACCAGCGCCGTCCGCACCGTCTCACCCGCCGCCGTCCACAACGGCCCCCTGCTGTCCCAGCTGCTGCGCCGCCTCACCGCCGGCGAACCCGTCGACATCCTCACCGAAACCGCCGCCGGCGCCGTCATCACCGACGGGCAACCCCAACGCCACCTCGCCCACATCATCCGCGAAGCCCCCCAACTGCACCCCGGCGAACTCGCCGTCCCCCTCGCCGCCATCGACACCCTCGGCATCGACGACCCGTACGCCTGGACAACCACCCTCGCCGAAATCCTGTTCGCCCCCATCACCCGCGTCCTCGCCCGCGGCGTCGCCCTCGAAGCCCACGGCCAGAACACCCTCGTCGTCATCCACCACGGCCGGCCCCGCCGCATCCTCTACCGCGACCTCGGCGGCGTCCGCGTCCACAGCCGCCGCCTGCGCCACGCCGGGATCGAAGCACCCACCCTGCACGGCGACCTGCCCACCGACGACCCCGCCGAACTGCGCACCAAACTCGCCGCCGCCGCGTTCGCCACCGTCGCCGCCCAACTCGTCGCCACCCTCACCCGCACCCACGGCGCCGACCCCGACCGGCTCTGGGCCATCATCGCCCGCGCCGTGCGCGCCACCGGAACCGAAGACGCGCCCGCCCTGCTCAAAGAACCCCTGCCGGTCAAAGCCACCACCGCCATGCGCCTGGCCACCGACCCCCTCACCGACCAATGGGCCCTGATCGACAACCCGATGACGGGACACGCATGA
- a CDS encoding IucA/IucC family C-terminal-domain containing protein yields MKLTAQGIALEAHLQNCLPTFIDGRPHRLALRDFAGLRLHPPRLAAAGHTINLWPGSVVATTDLDTFRAKIGYTLFQAHLGELVLHLPLDETDAWRIIRGIVDEHVTGDDHTAFTAPAVPHKALVRMRLAGDGDIYVPVRNPLHAPA; encoded by the coding sequence ATGAAACTCACCGCCCAAGGCATCGCGCTCGAAGCCCACCTGCAGAACTGCCTGCCCACCTTCATCGACGGCCGGCCCCACCGCCTCGCCCTGCGCGACTTCGCCGGCCTGCGCCTGCACCCACCCCGCCTCGCCGCCGCCGGCCACACCATCAACCTGTGGCCCGGCTCCGTCGTCGCCACCACCGACCTCGACACCTTCCGCGCCAAAATCGGCTACACCCTCTTCCAGGCCCACCTCGGCGAACTCGTCCTGCACCTGCCGCTGGACGAAACCGACGCCTGGCGCATCATCCGCGGCATCGTCGACGAACACGTCACCGGCGACGACCACACCGCCTTCACCGCACCGGCAGTCCCCCACAAAGCCCTCGTCCGCATGCGCCTGGCCGGCGACGGCGACATCTACGTCCCCGTACGGAACCCCCTGCATGCGCCCGCCTGA
- a CDS encoding FG-GAP repeat domain-containing protein, translating to MPRVLLAVVLALTPALAGTGPAQAAPLTSAPIAVADVGTDGRADLQLLGGAGWTNMPVALTQPGETFVHTNTPSSYASFAQLPGVRHVSADFNGDRRADTALLGGAGWPNIPVSYSNGNGTFRVFLAESPDFAGWAQASGVQTVTGDFNRDGRGDIALLGGAGWHTVPVAFAAGEGAFRVTNIDVGDFAGWARAPGVRVIGGDFNADGFADLSLVPGAGTTDWTTLPVAFGNGDGSFRVTNRPRDDFAGWARAPGARVLPGDYDGDHRTDLALVPGPDTPWWFTQPVAFSNGDGTFRVTNTDGVGVFSSEWAQVPGGRAVTGDFNGDQHTDIALLPGQNMSWWSTIPVALSYGDGRFRVVNNSVGVFSSEWAQVPGGQVAVGDFNADRRADIALLPGPDMSWWSTIPVAYSSGEAQFRVVNAPSGGFAHRAQEPGARIAGIPVSF from the coding sequence ATGCCGCGGGTGCTCCTCGCCGTGGTGCTGGCCCTGACGCCGGCACTCGCCGGCACCGGGCCGGCACAGGCGGCGCCGCTGACCAGCGCACCGATCGCCGTCGCCGATGTGGGCACCGACGGGCGCGCCGACCTTCAGCTGCTCGGCGGCGCCGGCTGGACGAACATGCCGGTGGCGCTCACCCAGCCCGGCGAGACGTTCGTGCACACCAACACCCCGTCCAGCTATGCCTCCTTTGCGCAGCTGCCGGGAGTGCGCCACGTCAGTGCCGACTTCAACGGTGACCGCCGCGCCGACACCGCGCTGCTCGGCGGCGCCGGCTGGCCGAACATCCCGGTGTCGTACTCCAACGGCAACGGCACGTTCCGCGTGTTCCTCGCCGAATCGCCGGACTTCGCCGGCTGGGCGCAGGCGAGCGGTGTGCAGACCGTCACCGGCGACTTCAACCGCGACGGGCGCGGTGACATCGCCCTGCTCGGCGGCGCCGGCTGGCACACCGTCCCGGTGGCGTTCGCCGCGGGCGAGGGCGCGTTCCGGGTCACGAACATCGACGTCGGCGATTTCGCCGGGTGGGCGCGGGCGCCCGGCGTGCGGGTGATCGGCGGCGACTTCAACGCGGACGGTTTCGCCGACCTGAGCCTCGTGCCCGGCGCCGGCACGACCGACTGGACCACCCTGCCGGTGGCGTTCGGCAACGGTGACGGGTCGTTCCGGGTCACCAACAGGCCGCGGGACGATTTCGCCGGCTGGGCCAGAGCTCCCGGTGCGCGGGTCCTGCCGGGCGACTACGACGGCGACCACCGCACCGACCTGGCGCTGGTGCCCGGCCCGGACACGCCGTGGTGGTTCACGCAGCCCGTGGCGTTCTCCAACGGCGACGGCACGTTCCGGGTCACGAACACCGACGGGGTGGGCGTGTTCTCGTCGGAGTGGGCGCAGGTGCCCGGCGGGCGGGCCGTCACCGGTGACTTCAACGGCGACCAGCACACCGACATCGCCTTGCTGCCGGGTCAGAACATGTCGTGGTGGTCCACGATCCCGGTGGCGTTGTCGTACGGTGACGGCCGTTTCCGCGTGGTGAACAACTCCGTGGGCGTGTTCTCGTCGGAGTGGGCGCAGGTGCCCGGCGGGCAGGTCGCGGTCGGTGACTTCAACGCCGACCGGCGTGCCGACATCGCGTTGCTGCCGGGCCCGGACATGTCGTGGTGGTCGACCATCCCGGTGGCGTACTCGTCCGGGGAGGCGCAGTTCCGGGTCGTGAACGCGCCGAGCGGCGGGTTCGCGCACCGGGCGCAGGAGCCGGGCGCGCGGATAGCGGGCATACCGGTCAGCTTCTGA
- a CDS encoding alanine racemase has protein sequence MRPPDHITRALRTLQRPVCAYVYDTAALRERATMVRQHLPSAASLLYAVKANGHPAVLGTLAGMCDGLEVASGGELDLARTAGARRIVFGGPAKTDAELTAALDAGAQINAESLHELRRIATLRPGAEVVLRVNRAGTALTGSHTMTGTPTPFGVDEQHLAEALAVPGVRIIGFHLHAVSNNLDGAAHAGFVRASLRWALGTGANPRIVNVGGGFGIDHTTDQKMDLTPLRDIEVPPGVDLIFEPGRFLAADAGWYATEVLDVKTTHGRTFAVLRGGTHHFRLPAAWGYSHPFTVVPVDDWPHPYPRPAATDTTVDAVGELCTPRDVLTRAQHVTRVRAGDLLVFARTGAYGWDISHHQFLRHPPPEFVIV, from the coding sequence ATGCGCCCGCCTGACCACATCACCCGCGCCCTGCGCACCCTCCAGCGGCCCGTCTGCGCATACGTCTACGACACCGCCGCCCTCCGCGAACGGGCCACCATGGTCCGGCAGCACCTGCCATCGGCGGCCTCCCTGCTGTACGCCGTGAAAGCCAACGGACACCCCGCGGTCCTCGGCACCCTCGCCGGCATGTGCGACGGCCTCGAAGTGGCCTCCGGCGGCGAACTCGACCTGGCCCGCACGGCCGGCGCCCGCCGCATCGTGTTCGGCGGCCCCGCCAAAACCGACGCCGAACTCACCGCCGCCCTCGACGCCGGCGCCCAGATCAACGCCGAAAGCCTCCACGAACTACGCCGCATCGCCACCCTGCGGCCCGGCGCCGAAGTGGTGCTGCGCGTCAACCGGGCCGGCACCGCGCTCACCGGCAGCCACACCATGACCGGAACACCCACCCCGTTCGGCGTCGACGAACAACATCTCGCCGAGGCCCTCGCCGTTCCCGGCGTACGGATAATCGGGTTCCACCTGCACGCCGTGTCGAACAACCTCGACGGCGCCGCGCACGCCGGCTTCGTCCGAGCGTCGCTGCGCTGGGCCCTCGGCACCGGCGCCAACCCCCGCATCGTCAACGTCGGCGGCGGCTTCGGCATCGACCACACCACCGACCAGAAAATGGACCTCACACCCCTGCGCGACATCGAAGTGCCCCCCGGCGTCGACCTGATCTTCGAACCCGGACGCTTCCTCGCCGCCGACGCCGGCTGGTACGCCACCGAAGTCCTCGACGTCAAAACCACCCACGGCCGCACGTTCGCCGTCCTGCGCGGCGGCACCCACCACTTCCGCCTCCCCGCCGCCTGGGGCTACTCCCACCCGTTCACCGTCGTCCCCGTCGACGACTGGCCCCACCCGTACCCACGCCCCGCGGCGACCGACACCACCGTCGACGCCGTCGGCGAACTCTGCACCCCCCGCGACGTCCTCACCCGCGCCCAGCACGTCACCCGCGTCCGCGCCGGCGACCTGCTCGTCTTCGCCCGCACCGGCGCCTACGGCTGGGACATCTCCCACCACCAGTTCCTGCGCCACCCACCACCGGAATTCGTGATCGTATGA
- a CDS encoding NUDIX hydrolase, which yields MRLRHAVRAIILDEHDRILLARHQNPRRHTPAVWAAPGGRIEPGETRLQALRRELREEVGLELTTTPPHVWHRDVPAPDYLPGYDRAISDYYLVRTAAFTPRGSLTDTELAAEHIQDIRWWSLPDIKAHPGPDQFGPYDLATALTTLITHGPPPRPITVS from the coding sequence ATGAGACTCCGCCACGCCGTACGCGCGATCATCCTCGACGAGCACGACCGGATCCTGCTCGCCCGCCACCAGAACCCCCGCCGCCACACCCCCGCCGTGTGGGCAGCCCCCGGAGGCCGCATCGAGCCCGGCGAAACCCGCCTGCAGGCACTGCGCCGCGAACTCCGCGAAGAAGTCGGCCTGGAACTGACCACCACCCCACCCCACGTGTGGCACCGCGACGTGCCCGCCCCCGACTACCTGCCCGGCTACGACCGCGCCATCAGCGACTACTACCTGGTCCGCACGGCCGCGTTCACCCCGCGCGGCAGCCTCACCGACACCGAACTGGCCGCCGAACACATCCAGGACATCCGCTGGTGGTCCCTGCCCGACATCAAAGCCCACCCGGGCCCCGACCAGTTCGGCCCGTACGACCTGGCCACCGCCCTGACCACCCTGATCACCCACGGCCCCCCACCCCGGCCCATCACGGTGTCCTGA